The nucleotide window TgttagctttttctttttcaaaatttttgaaaatttttgaaaattttcattaatCAATGTGTTGAATCACAAAAGTTTTCCTCCTCATCATAATGCTGCTGTGTAAAGAGTTATCCTGGGGAAAAACTACCAGTCAGATTCCCCATTGAAAAAAGTactttggatttttaaaattaaagtacCACAGAAAAACTCATACACGGGTAAAACTAAGAGAAAACCAGCATAGTGGATAGCTTGAAGTCTAGAGTCCTGCTCCTCCTTGTTACCAGTTGGGGCTCAGCTAAATCAGCAGGGATGGAAAGTCATTATTACCATTACTGGCAGCCATCATAGCTTGCTGCTGGTCTCTCTCCATCTTGATGGacacataaaataatttctgtcatCAGAAATGGCACTACATGGTACACATTGGCAGTCTCCAGAGAGCTGCATATCACTAAGGACTGATTTTGCCTCTCAGCTGTTTTTTCTGGCCAAATTTTGAGACATACAAGTAATGAACAAAAccactgctgctttctgaagCACAAGTTCCGAGCAAAGTGTTAATGGAGTTTTCATCCCAACACCTTTCccaacccccaaaccaccccaaagtAAAGCGTCAAGTCAATTTActtgaatgaaaagaaaaccatgAAGACAGGAAATtgagaaggggaaaaacctTGCAAAGGGAACTCTCTATCAGGCCTGGCCCGGGCAGGGCCTGGCCGCGGCCGGGAGGAGGGTCTGCAGTGCTGAGAACATGAGCCCCTCTGCCGGGCACGGCCAGGGCCGCGGGGACAtccctgaggaggaggaggaggaggaggaggagccggGCCCCGCAGCCCGGCAGGCAGCGTCATCCTGTCCTCTGCGGGACACCCGCGGCACCGCCCCGTCCCCGGGGTCACGGCACCCTCTGCGGGAGAGGCTGCCCCATGCACAGCGCCCACCCCGCCTCGTCCCAGCCCCCATCCAGTCCGGTCCGGCCCCGCGCTGTCCGCGGAGCcgctgcggggccgggggcagcgccgggggCAGAGCCGGGCTGTCCTCACGGCCCCCGTGCCGGGCCGGCAGCGGCAGGTGCGCGGTGGCGAGGCGAGACCACCCGgcagcgctgccgccgccccgGACGGGCTCCCCGGTCCTGCGGCCCCGGCAGGGTCCCGCTGGTGTGGGAATGCATGGGAACAGCACACGGGCCCGCGGCACTTACCGGAGCCCTGCGCACCGTCCTTGCTGTCACCCTTTGGGCCGTGGCACCGGGCAGGCGACGAGACGACCGGGCTCGGCTCCTCCGAGCGGCGGGGCTGCGGCTGCCTCCCCTCCCCGGCTGCCCGTCCCGGGCGGGCGGCACGCAGGGACACCCGCTGTACGGGAATGCCGCAACCAGGTTAATCACATCCCCGCTCTCCGCATCGCCCCCCACCCGCTGTCCCCCTCGCCCTCGCCCCCTCCACTTTTCATGGCCTTTGGAGGGGGTTTTGCAAGCTTTCGCCTCTCCTTTGAATCCGCTTCTCTACCTTCCGGCCTTGAAGGCGacaagaaaaaccccaaactcgTGTTGGGAACAGTAATCtcatttgcaaagaaaaatcccTGGAATGGGGACTCATTGTAACGCCTTTGGGCAGCAGACCCAACTGCTGGGCTATTTCAATAAAGAAGCGAACTGCAGCAGAACGCCAGTTGGCTCCTCCAGCAGAGTTCTCCTAAATCATGATAGACAGATTGCGTGAAAAACAGGAATTCCTAAGAAtttcctgccctgggaacagaAGTTAAGGCTATATTTAACAACATCTGAAGctgtcaagaatgctttgtggTTGGataacagagcagaaaaatgtgaaaaatgcgGGCTACTGCTATACCAAATATGGAAATATTGTTACGTCTGGGGTCTAAATCCCATCTGGAAGTACTTAAcagccaggaaaagaaaagacgCCACAACAGAAGCTGAAACTCTCCTCCCTATCCCCAAATATTAAACTTTAACGAGGCAATACAATTCAAGGGCCCCCAACTTGAGCGGGGGACAGAGCACCCAGGGATACCCAGGTTGAGGGGGGCTGTTCGCTGCGTGCTCATCCCGTTCGTGCCCGGGAAGCCGGGCCCCGGCGCCGCCGGGCATCTCCCGGCTCCCGGGCTCCGCGGCGCCGGCAACTGCTTAGATGCTCGCTGGCACCGGAGCAGCAGCGCGGGGCGAACCCCGACACGGCCGGGTGACCCTGCTGGCCATGCCACAGCGCGGGGCAGCCGCGGGCGCTGCCGCCGGCCCGGGGAGCTCCCCCGTCGCTGCCCGCGCAGGTGGCCGGTCGCGGGGCGCCACCGGCACAGCCCCGGGTGCGCACGGCCCCTGCCGGTGACGCCGCCGCGCTCTGCGTGCGGGGAGCGGGGCGCGAACCCCTCGTGAGGCGGAGAGGCCTCCGCGCCCCCCGCGcggcccggccgggccgggaCCCCCCGCGGCTGCGCCGGCGGCCGCGAGCGGGAgacggggcggggcggggcggccgcggcgcgCGCCAGCCGCATTCCTGGGATGCCGCGAGCGCTGGACGCGGCCGCGGCCCGGAACGCGCGACGTCAGCGCCGCGGCGCACGCGGCGGCCCCGCGCCCTATATAAGGCGGTGGCGCCTGCCGCCGCCTCAGACCGCGCCGGCCGCGCTCCCGCTTTCCTTTCACACGGCTCCCGCTGCACCGGCGCTGGACATGGGCTCCGCGGGCACCCGGCCCGCTCTGGCGGCCGCTCTCCTCTGCCTGGCCCGTCTGGTAAGTGCCGCGGGTCTTCCCGCGGTccgggagagagggagggagaggaggcgGGTCGGGTGGCTCCGCTCGGCTCCCGGCGCTCACCGGACGCTCCGCTCCGCAGGCTCTGGGCTCGCCCTGCCCCGCCGTGTGCCAGTGCCCGGCGGCCACGCCGCAGTGCGCCCCGGGCGTGGGGCTGGTGCCGGACGGCTGCGGCTGCTGCAAGGTCTGCGCCAAGCAACTGAACGAGGACTGCAGCCGATCGCAGCCCTGCGACCACACCAAGGGGCTGGAGTGCAACTTCGGGGCCAGCCCCGCCGCCCTGAAGGGCATCTGCAGAGGTAAGCGGCGACCCCGCTCCCCCGGGACGGACCCCGAGCCCCGCGGTGCCGGGGCTCGGTAATTTCGAGCCCATGTATGGTTATGCTTTGTTGTCGGTAGCTTGGCAGAAAGGCACATGACTTCAGCAGTCTGGAATGCGATTCAGTATGTCTGGGCTCCGCTAAACGCACATAAGGAAAAGTGATTCCTGACTAAGTTATTGTTCTGGCCCCGCGTCCCCGGGGGGTTGTAGGGAGCTCCGCCGTACATTGAGTTTAACAGACCAGCAAATACCTGTGCTTGAACCAGCGATTCCCGCCGCTCAcccccttctttcccttcctgttGATCTCTGCAGCACAGTCCGAGGGAAGACCGTGTGAATATAACTCCAAAATCTACCAGAACGGCGAGAGCTTCCAGCCGAACTGTAAACACCAGTGTACGTGCATAGATGGAGCTGTGGGCTGCATCCCGCTCTGCCCGCAGGAGCTCTCTCTTCCcaacctgggctgctccagccccaggctggtCAAAGTCCCCGGGCAGTGCTGCGAGGAGTGGGTCTGTGACGAAAGCAAGGATgcactggaggagctggaaggtTTTTTCAGCCAAGAGTTTGGTCCGGATGATTCCGAAGGCGAATTAACCAGGAACAATGAGCTAATTGCCATCGTGAAGGGAGGCCTGAAAATGCTACCCGGTGAGTGTGGGTTTATCTGGGTGACAGTTAAGGGGAGGAGGCTAGAGGGTGGCTAGACCTCAGTCCCCTTAGACCCCAAGGGAAAGAAACCTAGTGAGAGAATATATTGGGACTAacccctccttttcttttccagtttttggATCCGAGCCACAAAGCCGAACTTTTGAGAATCCCAAATGCATTGTGCAAACAACCTCTTGGTCCCAGTGCTCAAAGACGTGTGGAACTGGCATCTCCACCAGGGTGACAAATGACAATCCTGACTGCAAGCTCATCAAAGAGACCAGGATATGTGAAGTGAGGCCATGTGGCCAGCCCAGCTATGCCTCCCTAAAGGTAAATACAGACTCTTCTGGTGTTCGTCTTCTCTCTAAGCTGCTTCAGGTAGAGGGTAATGGCTGGTAAAGAATCGCCTGCTAATAATGTTATTGCCTTTCCTTTGCAGAAGGGAAAGAAGTGTACCAAGACAAGGAAGTCCCCCTCCCCGGTGAAGTTTACTTATGCTGGATGTTCCAGTGTGAAGAAGTACCGGCCCAAGTACTGCGGCTCCTGTGTGGATGGCAGGTGCTGCACACCCCAGCAGACCAGGACTGTCAAGGTCAGGTTCCGCTGCGATGACGGGGAGACCTTCACCAAGAGTGTCATGATGATCCAGTCCTGCCGATGCAGCTACAACTGCCCGCACGCCAACGAAGCCTACCCCTACTACAGACTGGTCAACGACATTCACAAATTTAGGGACTAACTTGTGTTGGGGGTGGGATGcaaaacagaattttgaagTACCCAGCCATGGAGAAAGGACCTTTGATGGAAGTGGTGCCTTGCCCATTTGAGGGCAACATCGAGATGTTACAGGAGTGCACTGTGCAACTGGACACTAATGCAACAGAGATTTAAGCATACTTAAAGCTTCATAATACTGGAGCAACTTTACTGCTTCTTTTTGGAGCACCTTACTTAATTATATACTGTTTTCTGTTTGTAAGTGATCAGATTAATGTTTTGTTCCGGTTATGAAAACTTTTCTGTCCTGTTCAATTTAACACTATgcttcttccccttccttcaATCttctcccatcctttcccaACTAAGTTGGAAGTTACATTCCTTCCTGAGGTGGGCACCTGTGGGGTGTTCACAGTGGCAGCTATTATGTACCGACTGTAGTTTAATGGCAAACAGAAATCAGTTGTTTTAAAGCTGAGTATTTTATTTATCAAACTGtagctttttgtttgtttgtttcctctgaggtttttttttaccccttccAGCCCCTGTAATACTGGAATAAGTTGTaaatgattttaattttatattcaatgaattaaaagaatttatttatgGAATTAATcatttaataaagaaatatttacctAACTACTCTTAGAGTATTCTGATAGGCAACGGGCTTAAATACAGCACATGCAAGAGGTTTCTATAAAAACTTTAGAATTCTGAAAAGTCTGGATTCTCTGAAAGCAAGGTCTACTGCAGATGCAGAAATGGACTAAATAGCCAAGTCTAATTCTTTGGAAAAATGATGTTTTGAAGGAGTGTCTGCAGCCTGCAACCCCATGCTTTAGAAAGTATACATAGAAAGAGCTTCTTGGCACTGAATGCAAATCTTTGATAGACTGAAATGTTAATTAGACTCAGATTATTCAAACTGTCCTGGAATTTGCAACATAAGGTACTTCATTAGAATGCAGTGCATGCATGGTGATGTTGAACATTGGGGTGAAAACGGTCATCAGGTCTCACGTTTTTTTGGTGGCTGCTTTTTGCAAATTAATACATTTCTATGGCAGAGGAATGCTTCCTACAGGCTGCAGGAGGTAGTTTGCTTTCACTAAATTCAAATTAAATGAGCTTGAAGCAATGACTTTTGTTAATCCTAATAACACAGTGATGAAAAGTAAACATACTGTTAACAAGAGAAGAATGTGAGGAATTTCAAGTACTAGTCCCAGAGTAGAAACTAGTAGTACTGGACTAGAAAGCAAGGGAGCTACTCTTTTCCTCACTTCCCCTTCCCAATTTTAAATATGCAATTACACTTTACTACCTTGTGGGTCACAGATGACATTTGGCTAAGGAAGGGAGCTCGCTGGCACGCAgtaaaaaaatgacatttaaagaaattaacGAGAGCAGGATGTGAGAAAGCATCCAACATTGTACACTTCTTGTTAGCCTAAAGCTGTGCTACAGATTAAGACTGACAGGAGACCTGCAACAgggtattatttttttctccttgtgtgGGTATTTCTCTGTCAAAATATTCTCCTACAATCTTTAGTAAGAAAGATACTGCTCATAAAAAACAGACTGATTCTGAGGTTTTAGAATTGTGAGGAGGTGTCATCCAGTGTCATTAGTTACAAGCAGAATTGGTTAAGGgtcaatttttttattaattagaCATAAATAtctcaataaaataaatagccAAATATCTTAGAAGCTTATCTCTGGCAGCTAATGCTTCATCTGAGAAATTACAGCCTTCCCTCTTTTCTGCTCAGTCAAGTTTTCTCCCTGAAGGCATTCAAAAGTAGAACTGTTTTGGAATTCACCACCTGGCCACCAGTCTCAGCTATACCTAAACTTGTCTGTACAGTATTTGTTGACAGCAGAGCAAGGAAGCACTTTTGTTTGGCTTCTATGTAGATCTAGCACTAAACCCTTCACGACGTCAGCTGCTCGCTGGGAAACCATCAAGTTTACACACTGGGTTACTGTCGGGCAGGGAAGAGGATCCACTGCTCCCAGacacccagcagctgcagggcattCCTGCCATGGCCACCGTCACCCACACTTGAATGACATCCATCTTCACATCAACGCAAGTCACATCTCCCCACAAATCACACGTACGTGTGACTGTGCTGCACACAGAGACCATGGCTGTGACACACACGTCATGGACAAACAGTGGCCCTGCTGACTCCTGCCTGCATGTGGCTCTCGCCAGGCCCCAGCATTTACAAGCTGCCCTTTGGCTCTTCCATGGTAAGGGGTGCTTCTGTACCCTGCTCACTGGAAGCATGTGCTGTTGGGAGAATAACAGCTCTAGAGGCAGGTCAGATAAACAAAATATACTAAGTGAAGTTATCCTGATataaaaagagtaaaataaatCCCACTAAAAAGACTTGCACGTCTTTCAAAGTGGGGCTGTCACACCAACTGGTCATCCCATATAGTCCTCTCTTCTATTCTGCATTTCACAATTACATGGCAAAACTACTTTTACAACACTGTAAAATGaatcactgtcattttttttgcGTGTCATCTTTGCACTTGCTTTGAAACCTTTACATCTGCTGTTGTTccagcagaataaaaaaaaccaaaccctaaGTAGTAGGTGTGGATATATAAAGGATTATAAACTCAGATTCCATGAAGTGAAGCAGCAGAGCTTACAGGTTTGTTTATAATGAGCACAACTATAATTGTATTTCTTGTCAAAAGCTAAAATATCAATATCCTGCTTCCAGAGGAATATTAGATGAGGAGTTAGGAACACGATAAATAATGTACATAACAAAAAGGTGTGCATTTGGAGCAAATTCAAACCCTGAAAGTCAAGCCACCAGCACCGTGTGGAGTTCCCCGGAGCTCGGCAGAGCCGGGGGAGTCCCGACACGCCAGGAGGGAGAGCGGCACCGCTTCAGCCTTCAGCACAGGTTgcagcactgtcccctccccagcagccctgctccagccactccGCTTGTCCCCTCTCCTGTGTCCCGGTCCGTCggctgctccctgcccggcCGCTGGCACTGTCACGCCGCAGCGGCACGGGGCACTCGGCCGAACGCGGTGCTGCCGCCACAAGGAGCGTTTCTCACACTACAGGTTTAGGATCGAAGGAACGCGCAGCCTTGTGCTCCCCACGCTTATTTCCTTGATGGTGGTAAGCGCCGTAATATCGAGGTTACACATAAAACCTTTCCTACTATTACTGAAGACAAAGTTTCAGCTTCCATAAGTGCTCCAtgacaggaaacaaaacaaaagcaggaacACACAGACAGACTTCCATACTACACCAAGTCCTTGTGGGATGCTGCCAGCTcgctcctctgcagcagcagcaggtggaggAAAAGCGGATACCGAACTGACAGTGGGACAACCGAGCTACCACTGAACCCTCGTGGGGCTGCGAGAATCTCTTCATCCACACACCAACTACTGCAGAGCCCATGGCAGATCAGTCCCCTGGGCTGCCTGACCCTCCAGCTGACACTGTCTGGAGCAGGCCCATCTCCCTGCTACTCGTGGGCAGCCACTGGACTatgcaggagcaggcagtgacCCTGTGATCAGTGGGATTGCCGCAGGAGGATTTCCAGTCCACTGAACCTGCATGAATCCCTCATGCGTCTTGAAgactgaaacagaaaagtttgCAGTGGGCAGTCATTCCTGGTTGGAAGTCAAACCCACTTACCTACACAGAAGCAGTTAAATGTGTCACACCAGAGGCTTGCTCTTGCCAGATGCTTGCCATTCTGAGCTGATCCTGCAGAAATGCATGTGCACAATTTAGCTCACTTGTTTAATCAGTGAAACTATTTTGATGCAGGGCTCCAAGCGCTCAGCACACAGCAAGGGAAAGCTGTATAGTTTTGCCAGCTGCTCGGCCTCAAGCCACTTCCTTTCATGTAGACATGTCCCCATTTTCACCTTCAGTTTCTTCCTGCATATTACACAGCCACAATTAAAACAGCACACAGAAACAGGGAGGTGTCACAGTGAAAGCAGTAACATGAAAGTAGCTTTGGAGGTACTTAGAAATACACTCCAATGCACAGACAACTAAACTGCATTAAACTGCAGTGAGATTTGGTGTCTAGAAAATATaaatcctgcaaaaaaaaaacctccaaccaACAGAATAATATAATAAGCATCTCTCTATCATGCTGTAAATACCAAACACCAAGAAACTGAATAGATGGCATCCACCATGCTATGGTTCCCCCATAAAACTACACAGCTATGACTTCTATGTACACAATTTATATTGGAGAAGATCCTGAAAGACCCCAAGGCACCATTCACATAAGCAACTTCATCTGTCTTGAAGTACAACCACTTATGGGATGGAATGTAACAACCATCTAGGAGGAAAACATTACAAAATTTTTTAtaagttttcattttctagTCAGAAGAAATTCAAAGCTGGGGTGAACACATTTGCTCAGATGGGAATCCAGCTGG belongs to Haemorhous mexicanus isolate bHaeMex1 chromosome 9, bHaeMex1.pri, whole genome shotgun sequence and includes:
- the CCN1 gene encoding CCN family member 1, whose amino-acid sequence is MGSAGTRPALAAALLCLARLALGSPCPAVCQCPAATPQCAPGVGLVPDGCGCCKVCAKQLNEDCSRSQPCDHTKGLECNFGASPAALKGICRAQSEGRPCEYNSKIYQNGESFQPNCKHQCTCIDGAVGCIPLCPQELSLPNLGCSSPRLVKVPGQCCEEWVCDESKDALEELEGFFSQEFGPDDSEGELTRNNELIAIVKGGLKMLPVFGSEPQSRTFENPKCIVQTTSWSQCSKTCGTGISTRVTNDNPDCKLIKETRICEVRPCGQPSYASLKKGKKCTKTRKSPSPVKFTYAGCSSVKKYRPKYCGSCVDGRCCTPQQTRTVKVRFRCDDGETFTKSVMMIQSCRCSYNCPHANEAYPYYRLVNDIHKFRD